Proteins encoded in a region of the Triticum dicoccoides isolate Atlit2015 ecotype Zavitan chromosome 3A, WEW_v2.0, whole genome shotgun sequence genome:
- the LOC119272074 gene encoding uncharacterized protein LOC119272074, producing MDDVVTDAPPPSRFSPDDLDNFAAPLPQPTPILVVSPNPSPAPRLLVVLISPTSLALLPSPPPPLHASLLLPDLPLNAIPAHRTRAAARSLISGLQPEEVLVLDAVRSGAYRGRLSADELVEGKLETGAARRRGGVGAAKGVAALAPPGSVMDGLGAAVMTECEIRGKAASMVVTWPAAARPSDFGVMRRVAAELGVDLKAAARVSGRAGLGALYT from the exons ATGGACGACGTTGTCACCgacgcgccgccgccgtcccgcttCTCCCCCGACGACCTCGACAACTTCGCCGCACCCCTGCCGCAGCCCACCCCCATCCTCGTCgtctccccaaaccctagccccgccccgcggctcctcgtcgtcctcatctcccccacctccctcgccctcctcccctccccgccgcctcctctccacgcctccctcctcctcccagaCCTCCCCTTGAA CGCCATCCCCGCCCACCGCACGCGCGCCGCCGCCAGGAGCCTCATCTCCGGGCTCCAGCCGGAGGAGGTCCTGGTCCTGGACGCGGTCCGCAGCGGGGCGTACAGGGGCAGGCTCTCCGCGGACGAGCTGGTGGAGGGGAAGCTGGAgaccggggcggcgcggcggcggggaggcgtgGGCGCGGCCAAGGGCGTCGCGGCGCTGGCGCCTCCGGGGAGCGTGATGGACGGGCTCGGCGCCGCCGTGATGACGGAGTGCGAGATCCGGGGGAAGGCCGCGAGCATGGTGGTGACCTGGCCGGCGGCCGCCAGGCCCTCCGACTTCGGGGTCATGCGGCGCGTGGCGGCGGAGCTCGGCGTCGATCTGAAGGCCGCGGCCAGGGTCTCCGGCCGGGCCGGGTTGGGCGCGCTGTATACTTAA